The genomic stretch TTGCATAATGAGAAGAACTTAGAACTTACTTTGAATAAAGCTATTAATGGTAAAGTGAATGACTTATCATATCTTCAATTGTCTGCTGCAATTATAAACGGTCGAACTTTAAAGATAGTTCCAAGAATTCcaatatttggaattttgaaatcattagagaactttattattaactaTATCAGAAGAGATGAATTGTATACTGAGAAAGCTTCATACTATCAAATATGGAAgctattaataatttggaaTTGCATTTTTGAAACTTCTAGTATTAAAGATGAGGCCCGTTTGAGAGTTTATAAAAGTGTCTTAGAAAATTGGACCAAAGAAGCATCAGCTGTCGGCATAATCGCCGATGAAGTTTCATCCATTATTATCGACTATGATAAGATGTTAGACGTACAAAAAGGTAAATctatgaatattatttgggATAGATATCGTAAAAGATTTCCATCAACTGAAGAAGGCTGGAGTTTATGGTCTTCCTTGAATGCTCTGTCTACGGAGTTTGACAGTGTCTCTTCCTTACAATTTTCCGAATCTtatgattttatttcagATTTAAGAGATTCCTTCGTTATTATAGCTGAAGATATCCTCTCTAATAACATTACAAACATAGACGAGCTGTTTTCGACGCTAAAAGATGGTATGAACCACTTAAACGCTATATCaggtaaatttttaaataaaaggAAACACTACTTAACAACTGAATTTGATTATCTTCTTCGATTACTGTCTAGTTCTCAAGGAAACAGAAAAAGTTATAAGTCAATAATTTCGCTATCTTCTGTTTCTACCGCAGCTTATatcaaaattcaaacaaaTTCACATTCTTATCCATCTGTATTCGATTTATTATGGTCAAAGAATTcagatgataaatttatttcttataCCACAACATTAATTGatacttctttttttgaaaatattttaattaaatctatcaatttgaaaaagttcACAGGTAGCCAAATTCTTCAGACTTTAAACGATGCAACCACATTATTGTCTTCTACTATTGATCTCTCAGGCGATATTTTGATTAACCAGTACCATGTATTTAATACCCACTTGGATCAATGGATCAGAGACATAATTCAATTACACGCTAATATTGATGTCACGCAATTGAAAATTGGTGAAATTTGTAAGGTGGTTATCGATAACTGTcctaaatatttcatcgatgtgtttaataattatttactTCCTGTGTTACAGTATTTACAGGAACCACCTACAAGTGAATTTATTGGTAAGAGTTGGATTCTATTCGGTGTCGCCCTAATTAATCTATATGCTCCAGATGCTCCAGTTGATCCTGCTATTAACGATTATGTTTTGTatgatatatttgaaaaacatCGCGATTACACACAGGGTATGATCGATAGTTGGCAAACAATTCGCTCTATTTCTagtggtaataataaactgCTTATTGAAACAGGAATTAAAACCATAtctgataatgataaaccTTCTAAACCTATGGTATATCGTTCCACCAGCTCAATAGATAATTTATACGATGAATGGTCTGCCTTTTTAGATTCTACAATTTCTGATAATCAAGTTGTCAATTTGCTACAATCCATGGATGAAACGTCTGAGGTATCACACAACCGTTTGAATATGTTTCAACAAAATTCTTCTCATTTCTTAAACCGTATGGATACTGCTTTCTATACATATGCAGAtgtaaatgaaatttttaaaggttatattatttgtctAAAATTGGGTTTTGACTTAGTAAAACAAGCTAAGTTGGATGCCAAAAAACCAACTTCATTATCGCGTATGTGGTCCATTGACCCATTACAAGTTATTAGCATTTCAAATATCAATACTGCATTTACTGAAATATCCACgttaatgaaaaaaggtactattaattctttaataacagaagatattcttattttctttttgaatCTTTTAGATTTCCACAAATCAGATTCTGATATATTACCTCTCTTAAGCAAAGTTTTGCAGATGCTGTATTATAGATGGTCTTTAAGAAGAAtgaaagatgaagaagcccaacaaaataatgctaatctttacaaatttaaagataattcTGAAGATtatgaagaagattttaAACAGATGTTCCCTGACTATGAAAATGTTGTATCTCTAGATGACACAAGTGCGGAATTATTAGACGACAATCTTGAGACACTATATTACAATATTGCCAAAAactatattaaattatttagtGACGGTCCAtctaattctttgaaaGAAACTATTATTTCAGGTTCTAGAGTGAGCGAGTTATTAATCGATATTCCTAATTACTTTAAATCACATTTGAATACTGGGTCCCAACTATCTGCaatcttgaatattttttcaaatgaaataaGTGCCTTTCAAGATACCGTATCTGATGAAGACATAGATTTCTACAATGGATTTTCTATATCAGAATCCCAAAAGTCTATTATGATAATTGATAACTTATGGCACACAGTCAATAGCTTACTTGAACAATGGCCTGAACATGCAACATTAAGGGAACTATTTAGAATATGTGAAGAGTATCTTAATTACTCTGTTGAGACTCCTATTTCTAgattattacaaaaattagAACAAATTTACACATTTGTAGTGGAATGGGAAAAATATGCTGCTTCGAAAGTTTCATTAGAATATCACAGCAAGCGTATAACTGACCAAATTGTATCCTGGAgaaaattagaattgaaaaCATGGAAcaatttgtttaaatttgaagatatcaagctagaaaaaaatatcggAAAATGGTGGTTCTACTTATTTGAAACTTTGATTGCAACAGAAAGTAACCATGATGCAgatacaaaaaataataccaGTATTCTATCAGCGTTGAACATTTTCTTGAGTAAGAGTACGGTTGGTGAATTTTCGTCCCGATTAGCTATTTTACGAGCCTTTGAAAACCATGTGTCGATGATTTCTAATGTTCCTTTATTACATGCTATCCAAAATTCTATCTCATACTATTCACAATTTCTTCCCTCAGTTTCTGAATACATTAAGAAAGGTAGAAAAACTTTAGAAAAGGATATCAAGGAAGTCATTTTACTAGCAAGTTGGAAGGATGTGAATGTCGATGCTCTAAAACAAAGTTCTCGTCGTTCACATAATAGCCTGTATAAGATAGTGCGTAAATACAGACAGCTGCTTTCAACTGAAACATTTACTATAATAGAAAGTGGAATTCCTTCAACCGACCACCCATTGCTTAAGAGTTATCCTTTGGTTCCAATTACACCCAGATATACTGATATTACTGCTGCTAAAAAACTATTGTCATCAATGACCATTTGGAATGATAGAACTACCCCTCTGAGAAATGTTCATTTGGTTAGCCGTAATATGTCCAATTATCTAAACAAGCTATCCGCGTACGATATTCCTTATTTGGATACTATTGCAAAAGAATATCTGAAAGTAGCTGAAAGATTACGCTCTGAAACACCAAGTGTATATTCAAAAGAAGTAAAGAAAACATTATCGGCTTTGAAGGCACAAAAGAGTAAAAGCTTAAGTGATGCATTGAAAGAGTTGAAACGTATTGGTTTAAAGACAAATTTTAGGGATGATATCCATAAGGTTCAATCAACTGCAACAACAATTCTAGCAAATAGCTCTTCTTTCTCTTCCACGCCTATAAAGAATTCtgattcttattttttcagAATTTTAGACATATTACCACGCTTGAGAAGCCATGCTTCAAATCCCGCAGATGACATCCCAATTACAAGTATTGAAAGAGGTATGGCTATTTgtgaaaatttaatattttccttAATTACAATTAGAAAGCCTATTTACGAGCTGactaaaaaatatgatacATTAGATTCACTTCGCtccaattttgaaaaagcTTACTTAACTGTTGGAGATATGAATAGGCCATACTTGCAAACTAGTATGACTTCAGTTTCCTTCTTTTGTAAATGGTTACCAGTTCTCTTAGATTATGCATCTGAAACAATATTGCTTATTAACAACTCTTCAGACGAAGAAATAGATATTTCTTTGttcaaacaaacaaaagataaattatctaatttctCTTCTAGGATTGTAGACGTTCAAATTTTTGATGGCACAGTTTCCACAATTCTATCGGAATttgattcatttttaacTGATTTTTCTACTAAACTGAGAGACATGAAATCACCTAACACACTTTACATCATTGATCTATTACTATCTTGGATGGAAAATAATAGGAAGCTTTCTCCTGAAGTAATAGAAACCTCTATCCctattgatgatattgatgCAAGCTTCCGCAAAATTTACACATCGATTCTTCTAGTCTTCCAAAAATTCATTGAAGTTGAAATCGAACCTCTCTCAGAAGAGGATGATAAATGGCTATCTACTGCATCTCAAaatatgatgaaaaatatgaaattacTACACattaaaaatgttttaGCGAATATGGAATCTACCTTTTCCTTGTTGAAATCTTGCAAAATTACTGATAAGTCGGAAACTGTTAGAGCAATTGTAAGTTTTACCATGCCCGTCATCAATCATTACTACACTTTAGTCAACACAATTCTAGAAAAtgcaagaaaatattattccaGAACATCATATGGtgcttttattttatgTGTTATACTTGATAATCTTTCTAAGAATGGGTTTTGTTCTCCCGAACCTCCATCTGAAGAAGTTGATGATAAGAATTTACATGAAGGTACAGGTATGGGTGATGGTGAAGGTgctgaaaataattcaaatgacATTGATCAAGATGAAGATCTGACTGAAGATGCACAAACGGAAAATAAGGAGCAAGATAAGGATAAAAAcgaagatgaaaatgacAATAATGAAGCTGTTGATATGGAAGGTGATATGGCTGGTGATTTAGAAGACTTATCTGACCAAGAGGGTGATGAAGAACAATCTGAACCggaagaagaagatcaattagatgaagaaataGACGATCTTGGCGAAGATGATCCAAATGCTGttgatgaaaaaatgtGGAATGAGGAGCCAGAAGAAgatacaaaagaaaaagatacTGACCAACAACTAGATAACTCTGGcgataatgatgatgttCAGgcaaatgatgaagaagataagGAAAATATAggtgaaaatgaaaatgccTCTAAAGAAGATACGCAACAGGACAATGACAACGATAAGAATAATgaagaacaaaataatatagatGAAAACGGCAATGAAACAGATGGCTCAGATAATCaggaagatgatgaagaagaactTGCTGAGCAGGAAGATAATGTAAAAAACGAAtctaatgaagaattggaaCAGAATGTCCCTGATGTTGATACAATGGATTTACCTGACGATATAGATTTAGAATCTGATGAAAACGAGGAAGCTGAAAATAACGATGtggatgataatgataaccTAAGTGAATCTGATGAAGAGATGCTAGACAACTTAGATTCTCCTGACAATCTTGAAAAAGAGGAAGAAAACTCAAAACTTGAAGAAGACCAGAATATAGGATCCCAAGAGGACTCagatattgaagaagaagaagaaatggATATTGATactgataataaaaaacaagGCGATACTGAAGACgtagatgatgatgatgatgatgatgatgatgaaatgaaaaaagacATGTCAGACgaagaattaattgatcaagaaaataatcaagatgatactaaagaaaaaagtgGTGAAGAATATGCTGAAGGCCTAGATGGCGTGGATGAAGAAATCGCTGATGCTGAGGAAGTCGATACTGAAGCAGCTATCCAACAAAATTCTGGTACTAAAGGTTCTGGTTCAGACGCTAAAACTGAAGAAGAACAGGATGATATTGGTACAAGTGGAGATACGCAAAATATGAACAAtgaagaacaagaaaatgatttagGCGAACAAAATGACATCAGATCTGAAGCTCGTAAAACTCTAAAGCAATTAGGTGATGCAATGAAGGAGTTTCATAAACGTAAACAGGAAATCAAAGAAGCCTctcaaaatgaaaaagatgaagaatcaAATGATTCTGCTAATCAACGCCCTGATGAGTTTGAACATGTTGATGGTACAAACACGGAACATGAAACTCAGGCAATGGGTGCAGCTAATcaagaagaaattcaaaGTATAAACGAAAATTTAGCAGTTGaggatgataataataccaatgAAGATCCTAATACGGACGACATTAAACAAGAGGAAGAAGATTTAGAGTcatttaatgatgaaaataccGAAACTGATAATACTAAAAGTAATGAGAATGAAATTTCTGATGAAAAAACTGGATTTATAGGCGAAAAAAGACAAATTTTCactgaaaatgaaaagcTTTTACACGACACTATAATGAATAAAGCCTATACTGATGAATTAGATCAATTAATGGAAGAAGTTGATGAACAAACCCATGAGGAAGCAGACATGCAAGAACCTCCGAGATCGAAGAAGGAAGCTCGTGAATTGTGGCACAAGAGTGAATTATCTACCGCTGATCTAGTTTCTCGTTTGAGTGAGCAATTGCGTTTAATTTTAGAACCAACTTTAGCAACTAAACTAAAGGGTGACTATAAAACTGGGAAAAGATTGAATATGAAGCGTATCATTCCATACATTGCTTCTCAGTTCCGTAAAGATAAGATCTGGCTAAGAAGAACTAAACCAAGTAAACGtcaatatcaaattatGATTGCATTAGATGATTCAAAATCAATGAGTGAATCTAATTGTGTTAAATTGGCATTCGATAGTTTATTCTTAGTGTCCAAGACTTTAACACAACTAGAATCTGGTGGATTATCAGTAGTTAAATTTGGTGAAAATATTAGGGAAGTTCATCCATTTGACAAACAATTTAGTGACGATGCTGGCTCTAATGTCTTCCAATGGTTTGGTTtcaaagaaacaaaaactGACATCAAAAGACTAGTTGCAGAATCTATTAAGATATTTGAACGTGCTCGTATGATTAACAATTCAGATCAATGGCaattagaaattattatctcTGATGGTATTTGTGAAGATCATTCTACCATAGAACGTTTAGTACGCCGTGCTagggaaaataaaatcatgTTAGTTTTTGTTATCATTGACGGTATTAACTCCAACGAATCTATTATGGATATGAGTCAAGTTAAGTATGTACCTGATCATAATGGTAACATGCAACTAAAAATAGACAAATACTTAGACACTTTCCCATTCGAATTCTATGTTGTTGTTCATAATGTTAGCGAATTGCCAGAAATGCTGTCAGTTATTTTACGTCAATATTTCTCAGATTTGGCTTCTTCTTGAGTTAATTCTTAATTACGCAAATTTACAATAGAATTTTTactaaattttaattttatattatttttttatttttatacatTCAACTGtagattatttttattgacCCTCGTTATGACATACTTGATAAGTCTGTCacattaatatatattatttgcaATAGTACATGAATTTCTGAATTATATACACCCGTGCctcttcaaaatttaaaaaacatGGATGCTTTTATAAAGCCataaaatgtaaaaatgaattgCTTCAAACACTATTTAACATGCAAATCTTAATATTCTAAATAGATCGAGACCAACACTTAGATATCACGGTAAATTAGTACTCCTTTTTAACTTGTGCCTTAAGATGGCAAAAGGACACACAGCCCGTCTACGATACAAATACCCGTTACCTATTCATCCAATCGATGACCTGCCTGATCTAATCCCTCAGAATCCTCTTTCATGGGCCTATTGGACATATTGTTACTTAACAAAAGTAaactatttaaaatttaggATCCCAGTTGAGATTATCGGCCAAAAATATGTTCATATATTAGTTAGAAACAGTTACCATATGCAATATCTTTGGGAAAATGGGTTCTTTGGTACAGGCCAATTTTCTCGTAGTGAACCTACTTGGAAAAACCGTACTTTGGAAAGGTTGAACATAGGTCTGACTAATACTAGAATTAATACATTATCTAACAATACCATCCCAGAAACATTACAGTTAGAAGAAATAACAAAACGTAGAAGAATGCTAAGGATTGAATTTAAACAACAACGtgaaaaattggaaaagcAACTTCTacaattaagaaaaaacaatGGTAGTATCgaagaagaaaaggaattattagaaaaagaGAGGGAAATGCTTCGAGATTTTAAAGCAAAACAATCACTTATTGATATAGAACATtcattcaataataatgagaGACTGGAAGATTTCGAACTTATAGATACAAAtggaaatattattgaattagaGGCATTGGAATTATTACCAGTAGAAGCCatatttttaacattttctCTACcagttttaaatatatctgTGCAAGAGTTGTGTTCTAGACTAGTACCCAAACCGGTTCAGAATATTAAGTATGACGATATTCAGCTtttaataagaaaatatattgtttatcatcattatagATCTCGTGGTTGGTGCGTTAGGTCAGGTATCAAGTTCGGTTGCGAATATCTATTATATAAGAGAGGCCCACCGTTCCAACATGCTGAATTTTGTGTATTGGTATTAGATGCAGAAGAGTCACAAGATTATACGTGGTATTCTTCAATAGCCCGTGTAATTGGTGGTGCAAGAAAATCCCTTGTTTTATGTTACGTTCATAATGAGTTGccagaaaaaaatattttacaactTTGGAAAAGTGGAAATTTCACAGAACTTTTCAGTAAATTCAACGTTGGTGAGATAGTTTATAAAAGATGGGTTCCCGGAAAAAATAGAGATTAGCCATACTAAATGGcttgtatattatttaatttgatttttatttacgGAATTTATTGTCCTATACTCCTATGACCTTTGGAAGGTATAGGATAACAGCAATTATTAGGTTATTCTTTAGTTTACTTCCATTCCAATTTAATGGCAAtgagaaaaatttttaaaacaactCAAAGAGCAAATGAAAGTTACAAagtttaattatataatttacaaagAGCCTTCTTACATTTatagataatattttaatattatttagcATCTAAAAGAGATACTCCATTAGgacttttaatatatatcttaTATTCTATCGTGAATGGATATTTCCACTACTTGAAGGccatatttttatatgtGACATTACCAAATTCTGATGACGCGTCGCGTTAAGTCTAAAGAGCCATCTTGAAaagatttagaatatttaagTGAAACAATCAATACACCAAAGtctcaaaaattatttcaaacaCATAACAGCTAAACTATATTTAGCtaaaaatcatttgaatttggtTGGTTTCTGTATTTGAGAGacaatttaattatagTTACTCATAAGAAATGTATTATCCAATACAACAAATAGGAATAGCGTATAACCAGATACTAAAGAGGTCATCGAGTCATTCATCATGCCAACTAGtaatatttgtttcatGTCTAAACATTGATGCAATGTGTGCAACTAAGATTCTTTCGTTATTATTTCGTAAGcaattaattcaatcaCAAATAATTCCTGTATTTGGATATtctgaattaaaatatcattaccAAAACttagatgaagatattaTCAGTGTAATACTTGTTGGTTGTGGTGGTATAATAGATATCGAAACTTTTTTCGAGATCAATCCCgatgattatttaattccTAACGACGATGAAGATTATACTACCgataatatgaatattagTCCTATAGAAACTAGTAATAAGAGATATAAAAGagatatatatgtatttgATTCACACAGGCCATGGAATTTAGATAACCTGTTTGGTTCGGATATTGTTCGCTGTTTTGATGATGGAACAGTTGAAGaacatttaaataatcaaaaagaTGCATACCATAAATTAATAGACTTAGAAAACCAACAACTTGCtgaaaatagtaataataatgatgacgGCAATGGAGAAACTGATACAGATGAAGATTCGACATCAGATTTTGATGATGTTACAGAAGAggataatgatgatgaagatgactTATATACAcggaaaa from Henningerozyma blattae CBS 6284 chromosome 4, complete genome encodes the following:
- the SEN2 gene encoding tRNA splicing endonuclease subunit SEN2 (similar to Saccharomyces cerevisiae SEN2 (YLR105C); ancestral locus Anc_8.294), whose product is MAKGHTARLRYKYPLPIHPIDDLPDLIPQNPLSWAYWTYCYLTKVNYLKFRIPVEIIGQKYVHILVRNSYHMQYLWENGFFGTGQFSRSEPTWKNRTLERLNIGLTNTRINTLSNNTIPETLQLEEITKRRRMLRIEFKQQREKLEKQLLQLRKNNGSIEEEKELLEKEREMLRDFKAKQSLIDIEHSFNNNERLEDFELIDTNGNIIELEALELLPVEAIFLTFSLPVLNISVQELCSRLVPKPVQNIKYDDIQLLIRKYIVYHHYRSRGWCVRSGIKFGCEYLLYKRGPPFQHAEFCVLVLDAEESQDYTWYSSIARVIGGARKSLVLCYVHNELPEKNILQLWKSGNFTELFSKFNVGEIVYKRWVPGKNRD